In Finegoldia magna ATCC 53516, a genomic segment contains:
- a CDS encoding FtsX-like permease family protein: MNSKLSTKFALKNLKANKIVNIPYILSTSIMVAILFIMISLLDNKYVMQQDEFGTIIVFGSIIISIFTFAIIMYANRFLIKRRFQEFGLYRVFGLENKHINRILLKEKSMFFVIISILTIVFGITLGKVLFLAVGKLMQENFSIMQFGISTKAVILSLAFNLVISVVTFIYDILNIKSATTRDLFAKGQKSESEPKVKVVFFILAIILTAIGYYIALTIEGSLESLLMFFVASLLVLFGTYFGFVAVTIFVLKMMKKNKNFFYKSKNFITVSGMLYRMKSNAVGLASIAILCTGVVVSLSTTMAIYNSAEKVVNSTTNRDYKLTGTITPDKNFSKNIEKEKTRLKSLVTEKTNPKNDYYQVSTMMFANLDGNKFSKMGKNNTKPVYIMIQTLDSFNNEFSKNYSLNDGEILLNSNYMKYITSDKITLGSADYKFKKIDELEGRNIAVDMFYVVVKTDEDLVRFCNDFKMPMKNDAGYKPLEVAVSYFLDSDKKLDGKEFISKDNSLQFVSRQETKSAVYTMFGAFLYIGFIISFVLLIGTSIIAYYKHLSEGIEDRKNIQTMKKVGLSNKMIKKTSSQQIYWMFFLPLFVAVIHSAVASKMLYQLSGLFGVRSISEFAIPFAISVAIIIAVYFIIFKITSKVYYDLVSEEE, translated from the coding sequence ATGAATTCTAAGTTATCTACAAAATTTGCTCTCAAAAACTTAAAAGCAAACAAAATTGTAAATATTCCATATATTTTATCAACAAGTATTATGGTGGCGATTTTGTTCATAATGATATCTTTATTAGATAACAAATATGTTATGCAACAAGACGAATTTGGAACGATAATAGTATTCGGATCGATTATAATATCGATATTTACATTTGCGATTATTATGTATGCGAATAGGTTTTTGATAAAAAGAAGATTTCAAGAATTTGGATTGTATCGTGTTTTTGGATTGGAGAACAAACACATCAATAGAATTTTGCTAAAAGAAAAGTCGATGTTTTTTGTGATTATTTCAATCCTAACAATAGTTTTTGGGATTACATTAGGAAAAGTATTGTTCTTGGCAGTTGGAAAATTGATGCAAGAAAATTTCAGCATAATGCAGTTTGGAATCTCAACCAAAGCAGTTATATTGTCACTGGCATTTAATCTTGTAATTAGCGTGGTAACATTTATCTACGATATATTAAATATAAAATCTGCTACAACTAGGGATTTATTTGCAAAAGGACAAAAATCGGAATCTGAACCAAAAGTCAAAGTAGTATTTTTCATTTTAGCAATAATTCTAACAGCAATTGGTTATTACATTGCGTTGACAATCGAAGGAAGCTTGGAAAGCTTGTTGATGTTTTTCGTGGCAAGTCTACTTGTATTGTTTGGAACGTATTTTGGTTTTGTTGCAGTAACTATTTTTGTACTAAAAATGATGAAGAAAAACAAGAATTTCTTCTACAAATCGAAAAATTTTATTACAGTTTCTGGAATGCTTTACAGAATGAAATCAAATGCTGTTGGTTTAGCCAGTATTGCAATTTTATGTACAGGAGTTGTAGTATCGTTGTCGACTACAATGGCGATTTACAACAGTGCAGAAAAAGTTGTAAACTCAACAACAAACAGAGATTACAAATTAACTGGAACGATCACACCAGATAAGAATTTTTCTAAAAATATCGAAAAAGAAAAAACTAGATTAAAAAGTTTAGTCACAGAAAAAACAAATCCTAAAAATGATTATTATCAAGTTAGTACAATGATGTTTGCAAACCTTGATGGCAATAAATTTTCTAAAATGGGAAAGAATAATACCAAGCCTGTCTATATTATGATTCAAACTTTGGATTCATTTAACAATGAATTTTCCAAGAATTATTCTTTGAACGACGGAGAAATTTTATTGAATTCAAATTATATGAAATATATAACATCAGATAAGATAACTTTAGGAAGTGCTGATTATAAATTCAAAAAAATCGATGAGCTTGAAGGAAGAAATATTGCTGTGGATATGTTTTACGTCGTAGTGAAAACTGATGAGGATTTGGTAAGATTTTGCAATGATTTCAAAATGCCAATGAAAAATGATGCAGGATATAAACCATTAGAAGTAGCGGTATCTTACTTTTTAGATTCGGACAAAAAACTAGATGGAAAAGAATTTATCTCAAAAGACAATTCTCTTCAATTTGTATCTAGACAAGAAACAAAGTCCGCTGTGTACACTATGTTTGGAGCATTCTTGTACATTGGTTTCATCATAAGTTTTGTTTTATTAATTGGAACTTCTATAATTGCGTATTACAAGCATTTGTCAGAAGGAATTGAAGATAGAAAAAACATTCAAACTATGAAAAAAGTTGGACTGTCAAACAAAATGATAAAAAAGACATCATCACAACAAATTTATTGGATGTTCTTCCTACCGCTTTTTGTGGCAGTTATTCACTCTGCTGTTGCATCAAAAATGTTGTATCAATTATCGGGATTGTTCGGGGTAAGAAGTATATCTGAATTTGCGATTCCATTTGCAATATCAGTAGCTATAATAATTGCAGTGTATTTCATAATATTTAAAATAACAAGTAAAGTCTACTATGATTTGGTAAGCGAAGAAGAATAA
- a CDS encoding ABC transporter ATP-binding protein produces the protein MNILELNNVRKVYKTKNVETVALKDVNFSVEKNEFIAIMGESGSGKTTLLNVISTLDKQTNGKVVLNGKDISTLKESEVAKFRREKLGFVFQDFNLLDIFSNKDNIFLPMVLSDYKPKEMEQRLSEIQGLLGIESFVGKYPYEISGGQRQRIAIARALITKPDLILADEPTGALDSKSSDMILDLFTKINKLGQTILMVTHSVKAASFSNRVIFIKDGVVFHEIYKGNSDNNEFMQRINESLSVINNRGVDNEF, from the coding sequence ATGAATATTTTAGAATTAAACAACGTAAGAAAAGTATACAAAACGAAAAATGTTGAAACAGTAGCATTAAAAGATGTGAATTTTTCTGTAGAAAAGAATGAATTTATAGCAATAATGGGGGAATCAGGTTCAGGTAAAACAACTTTACTTAATGTAATATCAACATTAGATAAGCAAACTAATGGAAAGGTTGTGTTAAATGGCAAAGATATATCCACATTAAAAGAATCGGAAGTTGCAAAGTTCAGAAGGGAAAAGCTTGGATTTGTATTTCAAGATTTTAATTTATTGGATATTTTCTCAAACAAAGACAATATATTTTTGCCAATGGTACTTTCAGATTATAAGCCAAAAGAAATGGAGCAAAGATTGTCTGAAATCCAAGGATTATTGGGAATTGAATCTTTTGTGGGCAAATATCCTTATGAGATTAGTGGTGGACAAAGGCAAAGAATTGCGATTGCAAGAGCTTTGATTACAAAACCGGATTTGATATTGGCAGATGAACCTACAGGGGCATTGGATTCAAAATCATCAGATATGATACTTGATTTATTCACAAAAATCAATAAATTAGGACAAACTATATTGATGGTAACTCATTCTGTGAAGGCAGCTTCGTTTTCTAACAGAGTAATTTTCATAAAAGATGGTGTTGTGTTCCATGAAATTTACAAGGGAAATAGCGACAACAATGAATTTATGCAAAGAATAAATGAGTCATTATCTGTCATAAATAATAGAGGTGTAGATAATGAATTCTAA
- a CDS encoding ATP-binding protein, with translation MSKLMCFLKKNLKSILFFVSINAIYFMVCYLNNVDIKVFVQGFEICLIVFLIYLVIKYLDFQKDLSKDEKIEDLEMQIENNRNQYISWQKDIQEYFSMWVHQIKTPITCLEILTEDNTEMKMQLKSIDNYTNMAINYLKLNLHEKDLDISVVDVDNLLNILVKKYSLLFINSHISLDFRKNGLKCITDSKWLSVLLEQILSNAIKYSENSQIIIDSFKKDNDVVILIEDHGIGIPEEDINRIFDKGYSGFNGRLKQKSSGLGLYLAKSIADKLEITLKVDSVVGQGSKFYIIVNN, from the coding sequence ATGAGTAAGTTAATGTGTTTTTTGAAGAAAAACCTCAAGTCTATTTTATTTTTTGTATCAATAAATGCTATTTATTTTATGGTCTGTTATTTGAACAATGTTGATATAAAAGTGTTCGTACAAGGCTTTGAAATATGTTTGATAGTATTTTTAATTTATTTGGTAATTAAATACCTAGATTTTCAAAAAGACTTGTCAAAAGATGAGAAAATAGAAGATTTGGAAATGCAAATTGAAAATAATAGAAATCAGTATATTTCATGGCAAAAAGATATCCAAGAATATTTTTCTATGTGGGTACACCAGATTAAAACACCGATAACTTGCTTGGAAATTTTGACAGAAGATAATACAGAAATGAAAATGCAACTTAAATCAATCGACAATTACACGAATATGGCTATAAATTATTTGAAGCTAAATTTGCACGAAAAAGACCTGGATATAAGCGTTGTCGATGTGGATAATTTGCTGAATATTTTAGTCAAAAAATACTCACTTTTGTTCATCAACTCACATATTAGTTTGGATTTTAGAAAAAATGGCTTAAAATGCATTACAGATAGCAAATGGTTAAGTGTTTTATTGGAGCAAATCCTATCTAATGCGATTAAATATTCTGAAAATTCACAGATTATCATAGATTCATTCAAAAAAGATAATGATGTCGTGATTTTAATAGAAGATCACGGAATAGGAATTCCAGAAGAAGATATCAATAGAATTTTTGATAAAGGATATTCTGGATTTAATGGAAGATTAAAACAAAAATCAAGTGGTTTGGGATTGTATTTGGCAAAATCTATAGCAGATAAACTGGAAATAACTTTGAAAGTCGACTCTGTCGTAGGTCAAGGTAGTAAATTTTATATAATTGTGAATAACTAA
- a CDS encoding response regulator transcription factor: protein MKVLIIEDDRIILNSLKKYLENWEYEVFTNSGINIMEDVKNIKPDIILMDIILPSFNGYFWCEKIRNTTDIPIIFISSKSEDLDIIMGMQMGADDYITKPFNFDVLMVKINAVMKRYYGNNIIKSVLEFNDVMLFVNEFRLEFNENKTNLTKTEMLILKSLFEAKGEIVTREKLMDQCWQNDFFIDDNTLAVNINRIRKKLNKLGLEDFLLTKKYSGYYLNDGRDQNE, encoded by the coding sequence ATGAAGGTTTTAATTATAGAAGACGATAGAATTATTTTAAATTCACTTAAAAAATATTTAGAAAATTGGGAATACGAAGTGTTCACAAATTCTGGAATAAATATTATGGAGGATGTCAAAAACATAAAGCCAGATATAATTTTGATGGACATTATTCTTCCTAGTTTTAATGGATATTTTTGGTGCGAAAAAATACGAAATACTACTGATATTCCAATAATTTTCATATCTTCAAAATCAGAGGATTTGGATATAATAATGGGAATGCAGATGGGTGCTGATGATTATATTACCAAGCCATTTAATTTTGATGTACTTATGGTAAAAATCAACGCCGTTATGAAACGATATTATGGCAATAACATCATCAAGAGCGTTTTGGAGTTTAATGATGTCATGCTTTTTGTGAATGAATTCAGATTGGAATTCAATGAGAATAAAACTAACCTCACAAAAACAGAAATGCTAATTTTAAAGTCGTTATTCGAAGCAAAAGGTGAAATAGTAACAAGAGAAAAATTGATGGATCAGTGTTGGCAAAATGATTTTTTTATAGATGATAATACATTGGCTGTGAATATCAATAGAATCAGAAAAAAATTAAACAAACTTGGCTTGGAAGATTTCTTGTTGACAAAAAAATATTCGGGATACTATTTAAATGACGGAAGAGATCAAAATGAGTAA
- the tnpA gene encoding IS200/IS605 family transposase produces the protein MANKTNSLSHTKWMCKYHIVFTPKYRRKVIFYQYRESLIEIFKLLCKYKGVEIIEGHMMPDHVHMLVSIPSKISVSSFMGYLKGKSALMMFDRHANLKYKFGNRHFWAEGYYVSTVGLNEKTIAKYIREQEQHDIALDKLSVKEYTDPFMK, from the coding sequence ATGGCAAATAAAACTAATTCATTGTCTCACACAAAATGGATGTGCAAGTATCACATAGTCTTCACTCCAAAGTATAGACGAAAAGTGATATTTTATCAATATAGAGAAAGTCTCATAGAAATATTCAAATTACTTTGTAAATACAAAGGAGTAGAAATAATAGAAGGGCATATGATGCCAGATCATGTACACATGTTAGTAAGCATTCCATCCAAAATATCAGTATCAAGTTTTATGGGATATTTAAAAGGGAAAAGTGCTCTAATGATGTTTGACAGACATGCGAATTTAAAATACAAATTTGGCAATCGTCATTTTTGGGCAGAAGGATATTATGTGAGCACAGTGGGATTGAATGAAAAGACAATAGCAAAATATATAAGAGAACAAGAGCAACATGATATAGCACTTGATAAATTGAGTGTAAAAGAATATACAGATCCGTTTATGAAATAG
- the uraA gene encoding uracil permease produces the protein MKRIIGVDEKVSPKMLIPLSIQHTFAMFGASVLVPIVLGINPSIVLLMNGIGTLLFILITKRKAPAYLGSSFAFLGPATIIIGQSGFRYAQGAFVAIGLIGCILAYIIYKFGTDWIDVVLPPAAMGSVVSLIGFELAQATVSGGKIGANIMTDTRTTNDVIVFLVTLSVAILGSVLFKKFLATIPILIAIITGYIVSVALKMVDFTPVMQASLFTLPKFQLPIFDLKSIITMLPVILVITSEHISHQVVTSNIIGRDLLKEPGLHRSIFADNFSTALSGFIGGVPTTTYGENIGVMAITKVYSVYVIAGAACISILMAFIGPLSALISSIPGNVIGGVTFLLYGMIGTSGIRLLVDQKVDYSQSKNLILTSVIFVTGLSGLKINFLGVSLSGMVLASVVAVVLSLLFYVFDRMGIMND, from the coding sequence ATGAAAAGAATTATTGGAGTAGACGAAAAAGTATCTCCAAAGATGCTAATACCTCTAAGTATTCAACATACTTTCGCTATGTTTGGAGCGAGTGTATTGGTGCCTATAGTTTTGGGGATTAATCCTAGTATTGTTTTATTGATGAACGGTATAGGTACACTGTTATTTATTTTGATAACAAAAAGAAAAGCACCGGCGTATTTGGGAAGTAGTTTTGCCTTCTTAGGACCAGCAACTATAATAATTGGACAATCGGGATTTCGTTATGCACAGGGAGCTTTCGTTGCAATAGGACTTATTGGATGTATTTTAGCATACATAATTTATAAATTTGGAACGGATTGGATTGATGTTGTTTTGCCACCTGCTGCTATGGGAAGTGTTGTAAGTTTGATAGGATTTGAACTTGCGCAAGCAACTGTTTCTGGTGGGAAGATCGGTGCAAATATCATGACAGATACGAGAACTACAAATGATGTTATAGTTTTCTTGGTTACATTGTCAGTAGCAATCTTAGGTTCTGTTTTGTTCAAAAAATTCTTAGCTACAATACCGATATTAATCGCAATTATAACAGGTTATATTGTAAGTGTAGCATTAAAAATGGTTGATTTTACACCGGTGATGCAAGCATCGTTATTTACATTACCTAAATTTCAACTTCCAATATTTGACCTAAAATCAATAATCACAATGCTACCTGTAATATTAGTAATAACAAGTGAACACATTTCACACCAAGTAGTTACAAGTAATATCATAGGAAGAGATTTATTAAAAGAACCTGGTCTTCATAGATCGATTTTTGCAGACAACTTTTCAACTGCATTATCTGGATTTATAGGAGGAGTTCCAACTACAACTTACGGTGAAAATATCGGTGTAATGGCAATTACAAAAGTTTATTCAGTGTATGTAATAGCAGGAGCTGCTTGTATATCAATTTTGATGGCATTTATTGGACCATTATCAGCACTTATTTCATCAATACCAGGAAATGTAATCGGCGGAGTAACATTCTTACTTTACGGAATGATTGGTACAAGTGGTATCAGATTATTAGTAGACCAAAAAGTAGATTACTCACAATCCAAAAACTTAATATTAACATCTGTAATATTTGTAACTGGACTTTCAGGATTGAAAATAAACTTCTTGGGAGTGTCATTATCAGGAATGGTTCTAGCATCAGTTGTTGCAGTAGTGTTGAGCTTATTATTCTATGTGTTTGATAGAATGGGAATAATGAACGACTAG
- a CDS encoding Fur family transcriptional regulator translates to MENNGNYLRTKLLDNGIKPTYQRIVILDYLENHHIHPTVDDIYRNLAPKLTTLSRTTIYNTVKVFAKAGIVSELNIDNSELRYDITTETHGHFKCDKCGKIYNFNMDNNVESSDLKGFKINSTNILVNGICKECLDKENE, encoded by the coding sequence ATGGAAAACAACGGAAATTATTTAAGAACAAAATTACTAGACAATGGTATTAAACCTACATATCAAAGAATTGTAATTTTAGATTATTTGGAAAATCATCATATTCATCCAACTGTAGATGATATTTACAGAAATTTAGCTCCTAAATTGACTACATTATCTAGAACAACTATCTATAATACGGTTAAAGTCTTCGCAAAAGCTGGTATTGTATCTGAACTTAACATCGATAATTCAGAGCTAAGATACGACATAACGACAGAAACTCACGGACATTTTAAATGTGATAAATGTGGCAAGATTTACAATTTTAATATGGATAATAATGTGGAAAGCTCTGATTTAAAAGGATTCAAAATCAATTCAACAAATATTTTGGTTAACGGAATATGCAAGGAATGTTTGGATAAAGAAAATGAATAG